Within the Pseudomonas chlororaphis subsp. aurantiaca genome, the region GCAGTTGCGTACCGCTGAAAAGAGCTACGCGCTGTACTCGGAAAACCTGGAACAGGCGCGTATCGACCACGAACTCGACAGTAGCCAGATCAGCAACATCGCAATCATCGAGCACGCCACCTTCAACCCGGCGCGGGTCTTCCCCAAGAGCTTGCTGATCCTGCTGTTCGCCATTCCCGCGGGGATCGCCGTGGGTCTTTTGACCATCTATGTCTGCTACCTGCTGGACCAGCGCATCCACGACGGCTCGCGCCTGCCGGAGCTGTTCCAGGTGCAGCTGTGGGGCAGCGTGCCGGACCTCGAGGACGCCACGCCCGCGGCGATGACCGCGAGCATCTACCGGCTCTACAGCCTGTTGCCCATGGATCGCATCGAAAGCCAGGGCCTGACCCTGGGCCTGACCTCGGCGCGCCATGGCGAAGGTGTGAGTTTCATCCTGGAACGCCTGCGCCGCCTGCTGGAAGAACGCGGCCATCGCGTGCGGGTCAACGACAGCGCGCCGGCCCAGCCCGGTGAAGTGCTGCTACTGGATGCCTCGGCCCTGTTGTCGAACCAGGAGGCGTTCCTGATCCTGCGCCGCGCCGACCTGATCGCCCTGGTGATCGAGGCCCGGACCAGCACCGTGCCGATGATCGAGAATGCGATGTCGCTGCTGACCACCGCCTTCGGCAAGGTCGACGGGCTGATCCTCAACCGTCGCCGCTTCGAAGTACCGTCCAGGGTGCTGGAGCGGATCAACAGCTGGCGCGGTGCCGCCTGATGCGTATCGCCTTGCTGGCCCCGCTGCCGCCGGAACAGACCGGTATCGCCGACTACGCAGCGCATTTCAGCAATGCGCTGCGCGGCCTTGGCATCGAAGTGCTGACGCCGCTGGCCGGCTGTCACGATCCCGCGGAACAGCTGACGCGCCTGCGCGCCTTCGACTGGACGGGCGTCGACCTGGTGCACGCCGAACTCGGGGGTGGCCGCTTCGGCGAATTCCAGGCGCTCGACTACCTGAGCGCCGAACAACCGCGGATCCCGCGCACGGCCACCGTGCATGACCCGGAACGCCTGATCTGGCGACGCGCCCGGCTGTTCTGGCCACTGACCCTGCTCGAACGCCTGCCGCACCCGCTGCCGCAAGCGGCGGCGCTGCTCGCCGACCCGCTGACCCTGCGTGAAGAACGGCGCCTGGCCCGTGGCATGCGCCGGCTGATTACCCTGACCCGGCTGGGCGGCGACTGCCTGCGCCAGCGCATGGGCCTGCAACCGCAGCAGGTGGCGGTGATCGCCCATGGCAACCTGCCGATCCCTGCGGCCGAACTGCCGCCGCTGGTGCCGTTGCGCCTGCTGTACTTCGGTTTCATCTACCGCGGCAAGGGCATCGAGGACCTGATCGAAGCCCTGGCCCGTACCCTGGCGGCCAACCCACAGTGCCGAGGCCAGGTACGCCTGACCCTGGCCGGCGGCACTGCCCCGGAAATGACCTTCGACCCGGCCGGCAACTACCTCGACGGCCTGCGCCAGCGCATTCGCGAACTGCAACTGGACGATGTGGTGGACTGGCAACTGGACCTGCCGTCCGCCGAGATCGCCCGCACCATCCAGGCCCACCACGTGATGGTGCTGCCGTACCGGGAATCGAAAAAGCTCGCCTGGCTCGGCCAGATGCGTGGCACCAGCGGCGCCCTGTCCTGGGCCAATGCCTGCGGTCGCGGGGTCGTCACCTCCAATGCCCGGGCCTTTGCCGAGGAGGTTGCCGGCGGCAATGGCGTGACCTATCAGCAAGGCGATGTCGAAGCGCTGAGCCAGCACCTGAGCCGCCTGGTGCTGGAGCCCGAACTGGCCCGCCAGTGGGCCGCGCGGGCCAGCGAGGCCGGACATCAGCGCGAGTGGAGCGCGACCGCGCGCCGCTTCGCCGAACTGTTCAATGAAGTGTGCAAGGAGCGATCGAAATGAAGACCCGACCTGGCCTTGAACGTCGCCCGCTATTGCGCTATCTGCCGCTGGTGGCCGCGCTGGCGGTAGGCGGCGCCCTGCTGCTCAGCGAACAGGTCGATGCCACGCCGATCAACCTGGCTCCCGATCGCACCCTGGTGTGGAAGGACTACTTGGGGGTCAACGCGCATTTCCTGTGGTTCACCCCGCAGCAATACCGCAAACAGATCGCCGCCTATAAAAAGCTCGGCCTGCAATGGGTGCGGGTCGACCTGCACTGGGACCGGCTCGAGCCTACCGAAGAGGGTTACCAGCTCAGCACCCTCGACGAACTGGACCGGACCCTGAGCGACGCGAAACTCAAGTCGCTGTTCTACCTCGTCGGCTCGGCGCCCTTCGTGACCACCGCTCCCAAGGGCGGGCCCTTCCAGGATCAGTACCCGCCGCGGGATCCGAAAGTCTTCGCCACGCGCATGGCGATGCTGGCCCAGCGTTATCCGAACATCGACGCCTGGCAGGTGTGGAACGAACAGAACATACCCAACAACTGGCGGCCGAAACCCGATGCCAAGGGCTACGGCGAGCTGTTGCTGACGACTCACCAGGCGCTGAACCAGGTAGCACCGGACAAGACCCAGGTCATGGGCGGCATGGCCTACTACAGCCAGATGCCGACCCATCGCAACGCGCTGATGTTCGAAAAGCTCGGCGAACTGGGCGTACAGAGCCTGGGCATGGTCGCCGCCTATCACCCGTATTCGGAAACCCCGGAAAGCGATGAGCCCGGCAAGAACGAAGTGCTGCTGCGCGGCAAGCAGCTCAACGACATGCTGCACGGCGCCGGCCTGAAGAGGATCTGGGCCACTGAATGGGGCTGGTCGAGCTACGCCGGGCCCAAGGAGATGCAGCGGCTGATCGGCGTCGACGGCCAGGCCGACTACACCCTGCGCCGCCTGGCGTTGATGAGCGATCAGGACTACGAGCGGATCTTCCTGTTCGCCCTTTCCGATCTCGACTCGCGCGCCTCGGCCCGCGACCAGCATTACGGCCTGCTCGACCTCAACGGCGAACCCAAGCCGGTGTACAAAGCGCTCGCGCGGTTTCTCGAGATCACCGGCGCGCGCCTCACACCCGGCAAGACGCCCGTGCTGGAAAACCTGCCCGACACCTTCTACAGCGTGTCCTGGACCCGCGACGACGGTAAGCGCCTGCTGATGTTCTGGAGCGCCAAGGGCGGCACCATCCGCTTGCCCCAGGTGCACCAGGCCGAGCTCTACGATCCGCTCAGCGGAACCCGGGCCAGTCTCGACGCCGCGGACGGCATCCAGCCGGCCGTGAAATCGTCCCTGCAGATTCTCGTGTGGTAATCGATCTCGACTTGGAGTGCCGTACGTGAAGATTCTCTGGATTCTCCCCTACCTGCCCTGGCCCATGACCAGCGGAGGCAAGACTCGCCAGTTTCACTTGCTGCGGACCTTGAGCGAGCGGGGTCACCGCATCACCTTGCTGGTGCAGTCGAAGACCGAGGCCGATGCCGCCACCCGCG harbors:
- a CDS encoding beta-galactosidase, which gives rise to MKTRPGLERRPLLRYLPLVAALAVGGALLLSEQVDATPINLAPDRTLVWKDYLGVNAHFLWFTPQQYRKQIAAYKKLGLQWVRVDLHWDRLEPTEEGYQLSTLDELDRTLSDAKLKSLFYLVGSAPFVTTAPKGGPFQDQYPPRDPKVFATRMAMLAQRYPNIDAWQVWNEQNIPNNWRPKPDAKGYGELLLTTHQALNQVAPDKTQVMGGMAYYSQMPTHRNALMFEKLGELGVQSLGMVAAYHPYSETPESDEPGKNEVLLRGKQLNDMLHGAGLKRIWATEWGWSSYAGPKEMQRLIGVDGQADYTLRRLALMSDQDYERIFLFALSDLDSRASARDQHYGLLDLNGEPKPVYKALARFLEITGARLTPGKTPVLENLPDTFYSVSWTRDDGKRLLMFWSAKGGTIRLPQVHQAELYDPLSGTRASLDAADGIQPAVKSSLQILVW
- a CDS encoding glycosyltransferase gives rise to the protein MRIALLAPLPPEQTGIADYAAHFSNALRGLGIEVLTPLAGCHDPAEQLTRLRAFDWTGVDLVHAELGGGRFGEFQALDYLSAEQPRIPRTATVHDPERLIWRRARLFWPLTLLERLPHPLPQAAALLADPLTLREERRLARGMRRLITLTRLGGDCLRQRMGLQPQQVAVIAHGNLPIPAAELPPLVPLRLLYFGFIYRGKGIEDLIEALARTLAANPQCRGQVRLTLAGGTAPEMTFDPAGNYLDGLRQRIRELQLDDVVDWQLDLPSAEIARTIQAHHVMVLPYRESKKLAWLGQMRGTSGALSWANACGRGVVTSNARAFAEEVAGGNGVTYQQGDVEALSQHLSRLVLEPELARQWAARASEAGHQREWSATARRFAELFNEVCKERSK